In Vitis riparia cultivar Riparia Gloire de Montpellier isolate 1030 chromosome 19, EGFV_Vit.rip_1.0, whole genome shotgun sequence, the following proteins share a genomic window:
- the LOC117908094 gene encoding probable disease resistance protein At4g27220, with protein sequence MVPEEFLLGFQALRVLNLSNTSIPQLPLSLIHLGELRVLVLRNCARLNELPPVGRLSKLQVLDCSGSGIQKLPEGMEQLSNLRELNLSSTMQLETFRAGLISRLSGLEILDMRESNYRWCLKTETNEGNATLE encoded by the coding sequence ATGGTTCCGGAGGAATTCCTGCTTGGATTTCAAGCACTCAGGGTCTTGAATCTAAGTAATACCAGCATCCCGCAATTGCCTCTTTCCCTCATCCACCTTGGTGAACTTCGTGTCCTTGTATTACGCAATTGTGCTAGGCTCAATGAATTACCCCCTGTGGGGCGGCTTAGTAAACTACAAGTGCTCGATTGCAGTGGTAGTGGTATCCAGAAATTGCCAGAAGGGATGGAGCAGCTGAGCAACTTACGGGAATTAAACTTGTCAAGCACCATGCAGTTGGAAACCTTCCGAGCTGGATTGATATCAAGGTTGTCTGGTTTAGAGATTCTAGACATGAGAGAGAGTAACTATAGATGGTGTCTGAAGACAGAGACAAACGAGGGAAACGCAACACTTGAGTAG
- the LOC117908500 gene encoding disease resistance protein At4g27190-like, whose translation MELITSVLGSVVAEISRFFCGFIWSETKNSIRFKSNFNDLEKKLELLKDVRYKMENELDDSVSMPKVTGWLTEVEGIQDEVNSVLQSIAANNKKRCGGFFSCCQWSRELAKTLEKVQMLQKEGNSIISMAAANRKAHAVEHMPGPSVENQSTASQNLARIMDLLNDDGVKSIGVWGMGGVGKTTLVKNLNNKLENASSAQPFGVVIWVTVSKDLDLRRIQMQIAHRLNVEVKMEESTESLAVKLFRRLKRTGKFLLILDDVWKGIDLDALGVPRPEVHTGCKITITTRFLDVCRQMKIDKKVKVQILNYDEAWELFCQNAGEVATLKPIKLLAETVTKKCDGLPLAIIIMATSMRGKQKVELWKDALNELQNSQPENIPGIEDQVYRVLKWSYDSLQGKNMKSCFLFCSLFPEDFSIDISELTKYWLAEGLIDEHQTYDNIHNRGFAVAEYLKDCCLLEHGDPKETTVKMHDVVRDVAIWIASSLEHGCKSLVRSGIRLRNVSESEMLKLVKRISYMNNEIERLPDCPISCSEATTLLLQGNSPLEIVPEGFLLGFPALRVLNLGETKIQRLPHSLLQQSELRALILRQCSSLEELPSLGGLRRLQVLDCSCTDLKELPEGMEQLSCLRVLNLSYTKQLQTFTARLVSGLSGLEVLEMIGSNYKWGVRQTMKEGEATFNDLGCLEQLIRISIELESIIYPSSENISWFGRLKSFEFSVGSLTHGGGGTNLEERLVIIDNLDLSGEWIGWMLSDAISLSFHRCSGLNKMLENLATRSSGCFASLKSLSIMFSHSMFVLTGGSYGGQFDLLPNLEKLHLSNLFNLESISELGVHLGLRFSRLRQLQVLGCPRIKYLLSYDGVDLSLENLEEIKVEYCDNLRGLFIHNSGRASSMPTTLGSTVPNLRKVQLGCLPQLTTLSREEETWPHLEHLIVRECRNLNKLPLNVQSANSIKEIRGELIWWDTLEWDDHETWSTLRPFFRAMASHPGQLCR comes from the coding sequence ATGGAATTGATTACTTCTGTTTTGGGTTCAGTGGTAGCTGAAATTTCTCGATTTTTTTGTGGCTTTATCTGGTCGGAAACTAAGAATTCCATCAGATTCAAATCAAACTTCAATGACTTGGAAAAGAAGTTGGAGCTTCTAAAAGATGTTCGATACAAGATGGAGAATGAACTTGATGATTCAGTTTCAATGCCCAAAGTAACTGGGTGGCTTACAGAGGTTGAAGGGATCCAGGATGAAGTGAATTCTGTTCTACAAAGTATAGCAGCCAACAACAAGAAGCGTTGTGGTGGTTTCTTTAGTTGCTGTCAATGGAGCAGGGAACTCGCTAAAACACTCGAGAAGGTACAGATGCTTCAGAAAGAGGGCAATTCCATCATTTCTATGGCTGCTGCCAACCGAAAAGCCCATGCAGTGGAGCACATGCCTGGACCATCAGTCGAAAATCAGTCGACAGCATCACAAAATCTAGCCAGAATCATGGATCTGCTGAATGATGATGGAGTCAAGAGTATTGGTGTCTGGGGTATGGGGGGTGTGGGCAAAACTACCCTGGTAAAGAACTTGAACAACAAGCTCGAGAATGCTTCTTCTGCACAACCTTTTGGGGTTGTCATATGGGTCACTGTGTCCAAGGATTTGGACTTGAGAAGGATCCAAATGCAAATAGCTCACAGATTGAATGTGGAagtgaaaatggaagaaagcaCAGAGAGTTTGGCTGTTAAATTGTTCAGGAGACTGAAGAGGACAGGCAAGTTTCTTCTCATTCTGGATGATGTTTGGAAGGGAATTGATTTGGACGCTTTGGGTGTCCCAAGGCCTGAAGTTCATACGGGTTGTAAGATCACAATAACAACTCGGTTTTTAGATGTTTGCAGGCAGATGAAGATagataaaaaagtaaaagtGCAGATCTTGAATTATGATGAGGCCTGGGAATTGTTTTGTCAAAATGCAGGCGAGGTAGCCACCTTAAAGCCTATAAAACTGTTAGCGGAGACCGTTACCAAAAAATGTGACGGATTGCCCTTGGCCATAATCATCATGGCCACATCTATGAGGGGGAAGCAGAAGGTTGAGCTTTGGAAGGATGCTTTGAATGAGCTACAAAATTCACAGCCAGAAAATATCCCGGGGATCGAGGATCAAGTTTATAGAGTCCTAAAGTGGAGTTACGATTCATTGCAGGGTAAGAATATGAAATCTTGCTTCCTATTTTGCTCCCTGTTTCCTGAGGATTTTTCGATTGATATAAGTGAACTGACGAAATACTGGCTAGCGGAAGGCTTAATAGATGAACACCAAACCTATGACAATATCCACAACAGAGGATTTGCGGTAGCTGAATATCTCAAGGACTGCTGTTTGTTGGAACATGGTGACCCCAAAGAAACCACCGTGAAGATGCATGATGTGGTTCGTGATGTTGCGATATGGATTGCATCTTCGTTGGAGCATGGATGCAAATCCCTAGTGCGCTCAGGAATCAGATTGCGCAACGTATCAGAGTCTGAAATGTTGAAGCTTGTAAAGAGAATTTCTTACATGAATAATGAAATTGAAAGGCTGCCTGATTGTCCGATATCTTGCTCAGAGGCAACTACTTTACTTCTACAAGGTAATTCCCCCCTTGAGATAGTTCCTGAGGGCTTCCTACTAGGCTTTCCAGCACTAAGGGTACTCAATCTGGGTGAAACCAAGATCCAAAGATTGCCTCATTCCCTTCTCCAGCAGAGTGAACTCCGCGCTCTTATACTAAGGCAGTGcagttcccttgaagaattaCCTTCACTGGGAGGGCTTAGAAGACTACAAGTGCTTGATTGCAGTTGTACTGACCTCAAGGAATTACCAGAAGGGATGGAGCAGCTGAGCTGCTTAAGGGTTTTGAATCTATCATACACTAAGCAGTTGCAAACCTTTACAGCCAGACTAGTGTCTGGGTTGTCTGGTCTGGAGGTTTTAGAAATGATAGGTAGCAACTACAAGTGGGGTGTGAGGCAAACGATGAAAGAGGGAGAAGCAACATTTAATGACCTAGGGTGCCTGGAGCAACTAATTCGCATAAGCATCGAGTTGGAAAGCATCATATACCCCTCCTCAGAGAATATTAGCTGGTTTGGAAGATTGAAAAGCTTCGAATTTTCTGTGGGCTCATTGACTCATGGTGGGGGAGGCACAAACCTTGAGGAAAGGTTGGTCATTATTGATAATCTTGATCTCTCAGGAGAATGGATTGGGTGGATGTTATCTGATGCAATTTCTCTATCGTTTCATCGATGCAGCGGACTAAATAAGATGCTTGAAAACTTAGCTACAAGGAGCTCTGGTTGCTTTGCTAGTTTGAAGTCTCTTTCAATTATGTTTTCCCACTCCATGTTTGTACTAACAGGAGGATCATATGGTGGCCAATTTGATCTACTGCCAAATCTAGAAAAACTTCATCTCTCCAATCTCTTTAATCTTGAGAGCATTTCAGAATTAGGTGTTCATCTTGGACTCAGATTCTCAAGGCTGAGGCAATTGCAAGTGTTGGGTTGTCCCAGAATAAAATACCTTCTGTCTTATGATGGTGTTGATCTATCCTTGGAAAACCTAGAAGAAATCAAGGTAGAATACTGCGACAATTTGAGGGGTCTATTTATACACAATTCTGGGAGGGCATCATCGATGCCCACTACTCTGGGTTCTACTGTTCCAAACTTGAGGAAAGTACAgttgggatgtcttcctcaattgACGACTCTAAGCAGAGAAGAAGAGACATGGCCACATCTAGAGCATCTGATAGTGAGAGAGTGCAGAAATTTGAATAAGCTCCCTCTGAATGTCCAAAGTGCAAACAGCATAAAAGAAATAAGAGGAGAACTGATATGGTGGGACACATTAGAGTGGGACGACCACGAAACCTGGTCTACTCTCCGGCCTTTTTTCCGGGCCATGGCTTCTCATCCAGGCCAACTGTGCAGATAA